The Fusobacterium varium genome includes a region encoding these proteins:
- the pstA gene encoding phosphate ABC transporter permease PstA: MILVKKKKEKVVENLIKIVGILSIIPVFIILGYIIFKGVSAISWDFLTKMPEDGMRAGGIFPAIVGTIWLTVGTILISVPFGVLTGIYLVEYAKDNWLTRIINLTIINLAGIPSIIYGLFGMALFVIFLEFDVSILSGSLTLGIMCLPVIITSTRESLLTIPNHLREASLALGATKWETITKVILPAALPGILTGVILSISRAAGETAPIMFTAVAFYLPFLPETPWDQVMALPYHLYVISTQVPNMPLEYMTGTLFVLVVITISFNLIGAAIRQKFNKNN, translated from the coding sequence ATGATTTTAGTCAAGAAGAAAAAAGAAAAAGTCGTTGAAAATTTAATTAAAATAGTTGGTATTCTCTCTATTATTCCAGTTTTTATCATATTAGGTTATATAATTTTTAAAGGTGTCTCAGCTATTTCATGGGATTTCTTAACTAAGATGCCTGAAGATGGAATGAGAGCTGGAGGAATCTTCCCAGCAATTGTTGGAACTATATGGCTTACTGTGGGAACTATTCTTATCTCTGTTCCTTTTGGAGTTTTAACTGGAATATACTTAGTTGAATATGCAAAAGATAACTGGTTAACTAGAATAATAAACTTAACAATTATTAACTTAGCTGGTATCCCTAGTATTATCTATGGACTTTTCGGTATGGCTCTATTTGTAATCTTTCTAGAGTTTGATGTGTCTATTCTTTCTGGATCACTTACATTAGGAATTATGTGTCTTCCAGTAATAATAACTTCTACTAGAGAATCACTTTTAACTATACCTAACCATTTAAGAGAAGCATCTCTTGCTTTAGGAGCTACGAAATGGGAAACTATTACAAAAGTAATTCTTCCTGCTGCTCTTCCTGGAATACTTACTGGAGTTATCCTTAGTATTTCAAGAGCTGCTGGAGAAACTGCTCCAATAATGTTTACTGCTGTAGCCTTTTACTTACCATTCTTACCAGAAACACCTTGGGATCAAGTAATGGCTCTACCTTACCACCTATATGTTATATCTACTCAAGTTCCTAATATGCCTCTTGAGTATATGACTGGTACTCTATTTGTTCTAGTTGTTATTACAATTAGTTTCAATCTTATTGGTGCTGCAATTAGACAAAAATTTAACAAAAATAATTAA